One region of Octopus sinensis linkage group LG30, ASM634580v1, whole genome shotgun sequence genomic DNA includes:
- the LOC115226555 gene encoding syntaxin-7 isoform X1, protein MASYGQLGNDRGYSSYQSGGQSYSHSENENEFARLSKSVSNNIQKIVKNVAELQRMVQHIGTAKDSTDLRDKLHEIQHYTNQLAKETTSYLKELAHFPQPASASDQRQRKMQNERLRSEFSDALNNFQTVQRTAAEKERASVHRARAHSGYGPMDFAEEKSSDDHLVNVGGFSQTKQVLQMEEDVDLQLIQEREEAIVKLESDIRDVNQIFKELGVMVHEQGEGIDSIEANVVSAEISIEEGVVQLSKAKEYQVSGSDFFRYSLYLLWHGLVAVTALLRKPKNLIDKLLHYSIFLLTFIALANEHC, encoded by the exons ACAGTGAGAATGAGAATGAGTTTGCCAGGCTCTCCAAATCCGTCAGcaacaacatacagaaaattgtcaAAAATG TTGCTGAACTACAAAGAATGGTTCAACATATTGGAACTGCAAAAGATTCTACAGATTTACGAGACAAACT GCATGAGATCCAACATTACACCAACCAACTGGCAAAAGAAACAACTTCTTACCTCAAAGAACTGGCTCACTTCCCGCAACCAGCCTCTGCATCTGACCAG CGTCAGCGTAAGATGCAGAATGAACGACTGCGTTCCGAGTTCAGCGATGCTTTGAATAATTTCCAGACAGTGCAGAGAACTGCGGCCGAGAAGGAGCGAGCCAGTGTGCACCGGGCTCGCGCCCATTCCGGTTATGGGCCCATG GATTTTGCTGAAGAGAAGAGCAGTGATGATCATCTGGTTAATGTTGGAGG GTTCTCTCAAACAAAGCAGGTGTTACAGATGGAAGAAGATGTGGACCTACAATTGATCCAAGAACGAGAAGAGGCAATAGTGAAACTAGAG aGTGATATTCGAGATGTGAACCAAATATTTAAAGAACTTGGAGTCATGGTGCATGAACAAGGAGAAGGAATAG ACAGCATTGAAGCAAACGTTGTAAGTGCTGAGATCAGCATAGAAGAAGGCGTTGTACAGTTAAGCAAAGCAAAAGAATACCAAGTAAGTGGAAGCGATTTCTTCAGATATTCATTGTATTTATTGTGGCAtggtt tgg TGGCTGTCACTGCTTTACTAAGGAAGCCAAAGAATTTGATTGATAAGCTCTTACACTACAGCATTTTCTTGCTTACGTTTATAGCCCTTGCCAATGAGCATTGCTGA